A region from the Serinibacter arcticus genome encodes:
- the rpoZ gene encoding DNA-directed RNA polymerase subunit omega: MSGTVAAPEGITDPPIDELLEVADSKYALVLYSSKRARQINAYYAQLHEGLLEYVGPLVETRPQEKPLSIAMREINKGLLSYSSSEEE, encoded by the coding sequence ATGTCCGGAACCGTTGCCGCGCCCGAGGGCATCACCGACCCGCCCATCGACGAGCTCCTCGAGGTCGCCGACTCCAAGTACGCGCTGGTCCTGTACTCCTCCAAGCGCGCCCGCCAGATCAACGCGTACTACGCGCAGCTCCACGAGGGCCTGCTCGAGTACGTCGGCCCGCTGGTCGAGACCCGCCCGCAGGAGAAGCCCCTCTCCATCGCCATGCGCGAGATCAACAAGGGCCTGCTGTCCTACTCCTCCTCCGAGGAGGAGTAG
- the gmk gene encoding guanylate kinase gives MAPRTTSGGIPRLTVLAGPTAVGKGTVSADIRARYPHIWLSVSATTRPPRPGEIDGVHYFFVDEATFDAMVERDDLLEWAVVHGRHRYGTPRGPVEEQLAAGVPALLEIDLQGARQVRRTMPDARFVFLAPPTWEDLVQRLVGRGTEGEEERERRLATARVELAAEREFDHVVVNDSVARATDELASLMHG, from the coding sequence GTGGCGCCCCGCACCACCTCGGGTGGCATTCCTCGTCTCACCGTCCTGGCCGGCCCCACGGCCGTCGGGAAGGGCACCGTCTCGGCCGACATCCGGGCCCGGTACCCGCACATCTGGCTCTCGGTCTCGGCGACCACGCGTCCCCCTCGCCCCGGCGAGATCGACGGCGTGCACTACTTCTTCGTCGACGAGGCGACCTTCGACGCGATGGTCGAGCGCGACGACCTGCTCGAGTGGGCGGTCGTGCACGGCCGGCACCGTTACGGGACCCCGCGCGGCCCCGTCGAGGAGCAGCTCGCGGCCGGCGTCCCCGCGCTGCTGGAGATCGACCTGCAGGGTGCGCGTCAGGTGCGCCGCACCATGCCGGACGCCCGGTTCGTGTTCCTCGCGCCCCCCACCTGGGAGGACCTCGTCCAGCGGCTCGTCGGCCGCGGCACCGAGGGTGAGGAGGAGCGGGAGCGTCGCCTGGCCACCGCCCGCGTCGAGCTCGCCGCCGAGCGGGAGTTCGACCACGTCGTCGTCAACGACAGCGTCGCTCGTGCCACGGACGAGCTCGCGTCCCTGATGCACGGCTGA
- the mihF gene encoding integration host factor, actinobacterial type, with the protein MALPQLTPQQRADALAKAAQARATRAEVKNRLKYSGASLSSVLEAAESDEAIGKLKVSALLEALPGVGPVRAKQIMAEVGIAETRRVRGLGPHQRDALVQRFG; encoded by the coding sequence GTGGCACTTCCCCAACTGACGCCGCAGCAACGCGCCGACGCGCTGGCCAAGGCCGCGCAGGCGCGAGCGACCCGGGCCGAGGTGAAGAACCGCCTGAAGTACTCCGGCGCCTCGCTCTCCAGCGTGCTGGAGGCGGCCGAGAGCGACGAGGCGATCGGCAAGCTCAAGGTGAGCGCGCTGCTGGAGGCGCTCCCCGGCGTCGGACCGGTGCGCGCGAAGCAGATCATGGCGGAGGTCGGCATCGCCGAGACCCGCCGTGTGCGCGGGCTCGGCCCGCACCAGCGCGACGCCCTCGTCCAGCGGTTCGGCTGA
- a CDS encoding tyrosine-protein phosphatase, with translation MDRFARLLSTPGWAQELMTGIYHEVVTDPVAVAQLGRGLRIVADAPGAVVVHCSAGKDRTGLLVAIAALLAGASPEAVEADFVYSNHASSSQRAVVPSVPGLDPALLDPLLGVDVTALRSALAAVQDAHGSLETFAATAGLDAPTLSRLEQRLRPEV, from the coding sequence ATGGACCGCTTCGCCCGGCTCCTGAGCACGCCCGGCTGGGCCCAGGAGCTGATGACCGGGATCTACCACGAGGTCGTCACCGACCCCGTGGCCGTCGCCCAGCTCGGTCGCGGGCTGCGGATCGTCGCGGACGCGCCGGGCGCCGTCGTCGTCCACTGCTCCGCGGGCAAGGACCGCACGGGTCTGCTCGTGGCGATCGCCGCGCTGCTGGCCGGTGCGTCGCCGGAGGCCGTCGAGGCGGACTTCGTCTACTCCAACCACGCCTCGTCCTCGCAGCGCGCGGTCGTCCCGTCCGTGCCGGGCCTCGACCCTGCGCTCCTCGACCCGCTGCTCGGGGTCGACGTCACGGCCCTGAGGTCGGCGCTGGCCGCCGTGCAGGACGCGCACGGCAGCCTCGAGACGTTCGCCGCGACGGCGGGGCTGGACGCCCCGACGCTGTCGCGGCTCGAGCAGCGGCTGCGCCCCGAGGTCTGA
- a CDS encoding tyrosine-protein phosphatase, with amino-acid sequence MTEHDEAAAAAPDGVVDLDPQGVTLAIDGTWNDRDAAALGGVAPGVLLRSAALAGLTDAGRDRLTALGVTDVVDLRSDDEAARQGADAVPAGVTVHRLPIAPGAPSRGSCPARRPTPRRWTASPGS; translated from the coding sequence GTGACCGAGCACGACGAGGCCGCGGCCGCCGCCCCCGACGGGGTCGTCGACCTCGACCCGCAGGGCGTCACCCTGGCCATCGACGGCACGTGGAACGATCGCGACGCCGCCGCGCTGGGAGGGGTCGCGCCCGGCGTGCTGCTGCGGTCGGCGGCCCTGGCCGGGCTCACCGACGCCGGTCGAGACCGGCTGACCGCGCTGGGCGTGACCGACGTCGTCGACCTGCGGAGCGACGACGAGGCGGCCCGTCAGGGCGCGGACGCCGTGCCTGCGGGCGTCACCGTCCACCGGCTCCCGATCGCCCCGGGGGCGCCCTCGCGGGGCAGCTGTCCGGCACGGCGCCCGACGCCGAGGCGATGGACCGCTTCGCCCGGCTCCTGA
- the pyrF gene encoding orotidine-5'-phosphate decarboxylase, with translation MRPFGERLAAAIDARGRLTVGIDPHASLLAAWGLGDDVAGLREFSLRCVEALAPHVAALKPQAAFYERHGSAGLAVLEEAVAAARAADVLTIVDAKRGDIGSTMQGYADAFLREGSPLAGDAVTLSPYLGPGSLDPAIATARENGRGVFVLCLTSNPEGAQVQHARVASGESVAGLVAAAAARANAQERAAGAPLGSVGLVVGATVRDAAVELGVDLEAVGGPLLVPGFGAQGGTAADVRAVVGSAWSASLPSTSRGVLGAGPDAAGLVAAAQQARRDLEETV, from the coding sequence GTGAGGCCGTTCGGCGAGCGGCTCGCGGCGGCGATCGACGCCAGGGGCCGGCTGACCGTCGGGATCGATCCCCACGCGTCGCTGCTCGCCGCGTGGGGGCTGGGCGACGACGTCGCGGGGCTGCGCGAGTTCTCGCTGCGCTGCGTCGAGGCCCTGGCCCCGCACGTGGCCGCCCTGAAGCCGCAGGCGGCGTTCTACGAGCGCCACGGGTCCGCGGGCCTGGCGGTCCTGGAGGAGGCCGTCGCGGCCGCCCGCGCCGCCGACGTCCTCACGATCGTGGACGCCAAGCGCGGCGACATCGGCTCGACGATGCAGGGCTACGCGGACGCGTTCCTGCGTGAGGGCTCGCCGCTGGCGGGCGACGCCGTCACGCTCTCGCCGTACCTCGGTCCCGGGTCGCTGGACCCGGCGATCGCGACGGCGCGGGAGAACGGCCGCGGCGTCTTCGTCCTCTGCCTGACCTCCAACCCCGAGGGGGCGCAGGTGCAGCACGCCCGCGTGGCCTCGGGGGAGAGCGTCGCCGGACTGGTGGCGGCCGCCGCGGCCCGCGCGAACGCGCAGGAGCGCGCCGCGGGTGCACCCCTGGGGAGCGTCGGCCTCGTCGTCGGCGCGACCGTCCGCGACGCCGCCGTCGAGCTCGGCGTCGACCTCGAGGCCGTCGGGGGACCGCTGCTGGTACCCGGCTTCGGGGCGCAGGGCGGGACGGCGGCCGACGTGCGCGCCGTCGTCGGCTCGGCCTGGTCCGCCTCGCTGCCGTCGACCTCGCGTGGTGTGCTGGGGGCGGGTCCGGACGCCGCCGGCCTCGTCGCGGCGGCGCAGCAGGCCCGACGAGACCTCGAGGAGACCGTGTGA
- the carB gene encoding carbamoyl-phosphate synthase large subunit, whose product MPRRSDLRSVLVIGSGPIVIGQAAEFDYSGTQACRVLREEGLRVILVNSNPATIMTDPEFADATYVEPITPEVVASIIAKEKPDALLPTLGGQTALNTAIALDEAGVLAEHGVELIGANIASIHLAEDRQQFKGVVERCGAESARSTICHTMDEVLLAVEDLGYPLVVRPSFTMGGLGSGIAYDEAELRQIAGQGLHYSPTTEVLLEESILGWKEFELELMRDRNDNVVVVCSIENLDPVGVHTGDSITVAPAMTLTDREYQKLRDVGIAIIREVGVDTGGCNVQFAVHPTTGRVVVIEMNPRVSRSSALASKATGFPIAKIAARLAIGYTLDEIPNDITGSTPASFEPTLDYVVVKVPRFAFEKFPAADARLTTTMKSVGEAMAMGRNFTEALNKALRSIDTAGAGLHWRGERPDPEATAVLIEKSRTATAERLVQVQQAIRGGATPAELFEATAIDPWFLDQLFLLQEVADEIAAAPALGEGVLRRAKRHGFSDVQIGEIRRLAEETVREVRLAYGLRPVYKTVDTCAAEFEARTPYHYSSYDSETEVQPRTRPAVIILGSGPNRIGQGIEFDYSCVHAALALKGTYETIMINCNPETVSTDYDTADRLYFEPLTFEDVVEIYEAELAVGPVAGVIVQLGGQTPLALADRLARAGLPIWGTSPEAIDAAEDRGIFGGVLVAAGLPAPAFGTATSLPQALEVAERVGYPVLVRPSYVLGGRGMEIVYDAEQLADYVRRSTPVTGEGAEVFAAPVLIDRFLDEAIEIDVDALYDGEELYLGGIMEHIEEAGIHSGDSACVLPSVTLSRREVDRIRTSTEAIARGVGVRGLLNVQYALSSDILYVLEANPRASRTVPFVAKATGVQLAQAAALVMSGVPIAQLRDDGLLPVLDGAHVPTDSPVAVKEAVLPFKRFRTAAGDVVDTVLGPEMRSTGEVMGFDVDVPLAFAKSQAAAYGGLPTTGRVFVSVADRDKRSIVFPVARLVELGFEILATTGTADVLRRYGIETTLVRKASDGPGPDGERTVLDMILASEIDMVVNTPNGQGARADGYDIRTATTAVDKPIVTTIQQFAMAVLAIEAIRRGPFSVRSLQDFNAERAAKLAASA is encoded by the coding sequence ATGCCCCGCCGTTCCGACCTGCGCTCGGTCCTCGTGATCGGGTCCGGTCCCATCGTCATCGGCCAGGCCGCCGAGTTCGACTACTCCGGGACGCAGGCGTGCCGCGTGCTGCGCGAGGAGGGCCTGCGGGTCATCCTCGTCAACTCCAACCCGGCCACGATCATGACCGACCCCGAGTTCGCCGACGCCACCTACGTCGAGCCGATCACGCCCGAGGTCGTCGCGAGCATCATCGCCAAGGAGAAGCCGGACGCGCTGCTGCCGACCCTCGGTGGTCAGACGGCGCTGAACACGGCGATCGCGCTCGACGAGGCCGGGGTCCTGGCCGAGCACGGCGTCGAGCTCATCGGCGCCAACATCGCCTCGATCCACCTCGCCGAGGACCGCCAGCAGTTCAAGGGCGTCGTCGAGCGCTGCGGTGCCGAGTCGGCGCGCAGCACGATCTGCCACACGATGGACGAGGTGCTCCTCGCCGTCGAGGACCTCGGCTACCCGCTCGTGGTCCGCCCCTCCTTCACCATGGGCGGCCTCGGCTCCGGCATCGCCTACGACGAGGCCGAGCTGCGCCAGATCGCCGGCCAGGGCCTGCACTACTCGCCGACCACCGAGGTGCTCCTGGAGGAGTCCATCCTCGGCTGGAAGGAGTTCGAGCTCGAGCTCATGCGCGACCGGAACGACAACGTCGTGGTCGTCTGCTCGATCGAGAACCTCGACCCGGTCGGCGTCCACACGGGCGACTCGATCACCGTCGCGCCCGCGATGACGCTCACCGACCGCGAGTACCAGAAGCTGCGCGACGTCGGCATCGCGATCATCCGCGAGGTCGGTGTGGACACCGGTGGCTGCAACGTGCAGTTCGCCGTCCACCCCACCACGGGCCGCGTCGTCGTCATCGAGATGAACCCGCGCGTCTCGCGCTCCTCGGCGCTGGCGTCCAAGGCGACGGGCTTCCCGATCGCCAAGATCGCCGCCCGTCTCGCGATCGGCTACACGCTCGACGAGATCCCCAACGACATCACGGGCTCCACCCCGGCGAGCTTCGAGCCGACGCTCGACTACGTCGTGGTCAAGGTGCCGCGGTTCGCGTTCGAGAAGTTCCCGGCGGCCGACGCCCGTCTGACGACCACCATGAAGTCGGTCGGCGAGGCGATGGCCATGGGCCGCAACTTCACCGAGGCGCTGAACAAGGCGCTGCGCTCGATCGACACCGCCGGTGCCGGCCTGCACTGGCGCGGTGAGCGTCCCGACCCCGAGGCCACGGCCGTGCTCATCGAGAAGAGCAGGACCGCGACGGCCGAGCGCCTGGTCCAGGTGCAGCAGGCGATCCGGGGCGGTGCGACGCCCGCGGAGCTGTTCGAGGCGACGGCGATCGACCCGTGGTTCCTCGACCAGCTGTTCCTGCTGCAGGAGGTGGCCGACGAGATCGCGGCCGCGCCCGCGCTGGGCGAGGGCGTGCTGCGGCGCGCCAAGCGGCACGGGTTCTCCGACGTCCAGATCGGTGAGATCCGTCGCCTCGCGGAGGAGACGGTCCGCGAGGTCCGCCTCGCCTACGGGCTGCGCCCCGTCTACAAGACGGTCGACACCTGCGCCGCCGAGTTCGAGGCGCGCACGCCCTACCACTACAGCTCGTACGACTCCGAGACCGAGGTGCAGCCGCGGACCCGCCCGGCCGTGATCATCCTCGGCTCCGGTCCCAACCGGATCGGGCAGGGGATCGAGTTCGACTACTCGTGCGTGCACGCCGCGCTGGCGCTCAAGGGCACGTACGAGACGATCATGATCAACTGCAACCCGGAGACGGTCTCGACCGACTACGACACCGCCGACCGCCTCTACTTCGAGCCGCTGACGTTCGAGGACGTCGTGGAGATCTACGAGGCCGAGCTCGCCGTCGGACCGGTCGCGGGCGTCATCGTCCAGCTCGGTGGCCAGACGCCGCTGGCGCTGGCCGACCGGCTCGCGAGGGCGGGGCTGCCGATCTGGGGCACCTCGCCCGAGGCGATCGACGCCGCGGAGGATCGCGGGATCTTCGGCGGCGTGCTCGTCGCCGCCGGCCTCCCGGCGCCGGCGTTCGGCACGGCGACGTCGCTCCCGCAGGCGCTGGAGGTGGCGGAGCGCGTGGGCTACCCCGTGCTCGTGCGGCCCAGCTACGTGCTCGGCGGCCGCGGCATGGAGATCGTCTACGACGCCGAGCAGCTCGCCGACTACGTCCGCCGCTCCACCCCCGTCACGGGCGAGGGCGCCGAGGTGTTCGCGGCCCCGGTGCTCATCGACCGGTTTCTCGACGAGGCGATCGAGATCGACGTCGACGCGCTGTACGACGGTGAGGAGCTCTACCTCGGTGGGATCATGGAGCACATCGAGGAGGCCGGCATCCACTCGGGCGACTCGGCCTGCGTGCTCCCGTCCGTGACGCTCTCGCGCCGCGAGGTCGACCGCATCCGCACCTCGACCGAGGCGATCGCCCGCGGCGTGGGCGTGCGCGGCCTGCTCAACGTCCAGTACGCGCTCTCCTCCGACATCCTGTACGTGCTCGAGGCCAACCCACGCGCCTCGCGCACCGTGCCGTTCGTGGCCAAGGCCACCGGCGTGCAGCTCGCCCAGGCGGCGGCGCTGGTGATGTCGGGCGTGCCGATCGCGCAGCTGCGTGACGACGGCCTGCTGCCGGTGCTCGACGGCGCCCACGTGCCCACCGACTCGCCCGTGGCCGTCAAGGAGGCCGTGCTCCCGTTCAAGCGGTTCCGCACCGCCGCCGGCGACGTCGTGGACACCGTGCTGGGCCCGGAGATGCGCTCGACGGGCGAGGTCATGGGTTTCGACGTCGACGTGCCGCTCGCGTTCGCCAAGTCGCAGGCGGCCGCCTACGGCGGGCTCCCGACCACGGGGCGCGTGTTCGTGTCGGTGGCCGACCGGGACAAGCGCTCGATCGTATTCCCGGTCGCCCGCCTGGTGGAGCTCGGCTTCGAGATCCTCGCCACGACCGGTACGGCCGACGTGCTGCGCCGGTACGGCATCGAGACCACGCTCGTGCGCAAGGCGTCCGACGGTCCGGGGCCCGACGGCGAGCGGACGGTGCTCGACATGATCCTCGCCAGCGAGATCGACATGGTCGTCAACACCCCCAACGGCCAGGGCGCGCGTGCCGACGGCTACGACATCCGCACGGCGACCACCGCCGTCGACAAGCCGATCGTCACGACCATCCAGCAGTTCGCCATGGCCGTGCTGGCCATCGAGGCGATCCGGCGCGGGCCGTTCTCGGTCCGCTCGCTGCAGGACTTCAACGCCGAGCGGGCCGCGAAGCTGGCGGCCTCGGCGTGA
- the carA gene encoding glutamine-hydrolyzing carbamoyl-phosphate synthase small subunit: MSGPTDASALLVLEDGTHLVGRAWGARGQTLGEIVFSTGMTGYQETITDPSYHRQIVVMTAPHIGNTGVNDEDPESSRIWVAGFVVRDPARTPSSWRSTATLDDRLVEQGAVGISEVDTRALTRHLRTAGSMRAGIFSGDALPAHPGQAGIDELVERVRQAPAMAGADLAREVTTSEAYVVEPVAGGEPRGTVVAVDLGIKDMTPQRMAERGLRVVVVPTGSTLEEIRSHEPDAVFFSNGPGDPAAAEAEVDLLRGVLDAGIPYFGICFGNQILGRALGYGTYKLTFGHRGINQPVKDVRTGKVEITAHNHGFAVDAPLGEPSTAPHDGGRYGRVIVSHVGLNDDVVEGLECLDIPAFSVQYHPEAAAGPHDAAYLFDRLGELVDRRRSGEVRPADASALPAPDGSTTPAAPEENA; the protein is encoded by the coding sequence ATGAGTGGCCCCACCGACGCCTCCGCCCTGCTGGTGCTGGAGGACGGCACCCACCTCGTCGGCCGCGCCTGGGGGGCGCGCGGTCAGACGCTGGGCGAGATCGTCTTCTCCACCGGGATGACCGGGTACCAGGAGACGATCACCGACCCGAGCTACCACCGCCAGATCGTCGTCATGACGGCGCCGCACATCGGCAACACGGGCGTCAACGATGAGGACCCGGAGTCCTCTCGGATCTGGGTCGCGGGCTTCGTGGTCCGCGACCCCGCGCGCACGCCGTCCAGCTGGCGCTCGACCGCGACCCTGGACGACCGGCTCGTCGAGCAGGGGGCCGTCGGGATCAGCGAGGTCGACACCCGCGCCCTCACGCGCCACCTGCGGACCGCGGGCTCGATGCGCGCCGGCATCTTCTCCGGCGACGCCCTGCCGGCCCACCCCGGGCAGGCGGGGATCGACGAGCTCGTCGAGCGCGTCCGCCAGGCGCCCGCGATGGCGGGAGCCGACCTGGCGCGCGAGGTCACGACGTCGGAGGCCTACGTCGTCGAGCCCGTCGCCGGCGGCGAGCCGCGCGGGACCGTCGTCGCGGTCGACCTCGGCATCAAGGACATGACACCGCAGCGGATGGCCGAGCGCGGGCTGCGCGTCGTCGTCGTCCCCACCGGGTCCACGCTCGAGGAGATCCGATCCCACGAGCCCGACGCCGTCTTCTTCTCCAACGGTCCCGGCGACCCGGCCGCCGCGGAGGCGGAGGTGGACCTGCTGCGCGGGGTCCTGGACGCCGGCATCCCGTACTTCGGCATCTGCTTCGGCAACCAGATCCTCGGCCGCGCGCTGGGCTACGGCACCTACAAGCTGACGTTCGGCCACCGCGGCATCAACCAGCCGGTCAAGGACGTCCGCACCGGCAAGGTCGAGATCACGGCGCACAACCACGGGTTCGCCGTCGACGCCCCGCTGGGCGAGCCGAGCACCGCCCCGCACGACGGCGGCCGCTACGGCCGCGTGATCGTCTCGCACGTCGGGCTGAACGACGACGTGGTCGAGGGCCTGGAGTGCCTCGACATCCCGGCCTTCTCCGTCCAGTACCACCCGGAGGCCGCCGCCGGACCGCACGACGCCGCCTACCTGTTCGACCGGCTCGGCGAGCTCGTCGACCGGCGCCGGAGCGGCGAGGTCCGACCGGCCGACGCCTCCGCCCTCCCGGCCCCCGATGGCTCCACCACCCCCGCTGCTCCCGAGGAGAACGCCTGA